One region of Erwinia tracheiphila genomic DNA includes:
- a CDS encoding putative T6SS immunity periplasmic lipoprotein, which produces MIKHWLLCIFFFALTGCTGDRLSFHKKGSATVNENRVCIASAPSDILEYYSLSSSENSYAVPILTEDNIAKKYPDTCMPLILKNSTNYELIYVLSGEKYRFEFITDAHNKVTKTYSKS; this is translated from the coding sequence ATGATTAAACATTGGCTGTTATGTATTTTCTTTTTTGCACTAACGGGGTGCACTGGCGACAGACTTTCATTTCATAAGAAGGGCAGCGCAACCGTAAATGAAAACCGGGTTTGTATAGCATCGGCCCCCAGCGATATTCTGGAATATTATTCTTTAAGTTCATCTGAAAATAGTTATGCGGTACCTATTTTAACAGAAGATAATATCGCGAAAAAATATCCTGATACCTGCATGCCTTTGATTCTTAAAAATAGTACGAATTATGAGTTGATTTATGTACTAAGCGGTGAAAAGTATCGGTTCGAGTTTATAACTGATGCCCATAATAAAGTAACAAAAACCTATAGCAAGTCGTAA
- a CDS encoding type II toxin-antitoxin system VapC family toxin produces the protein MYVIDTNVVSELRKIQSGKADSNVAEWASQVDASDLFVSAITIMELEMGILAMKRKDASQGTMLRTWMDNHVLPEFSGRTIAVDTPVALRCARLHIPDRQSERDALIAATALVHGMTVVTRNVADFQASGVEILNPWEFHESS, from the coding sequence ATGTATGTTATTGACACCAACGTTGTTTCAGAACTGAGGAAAATCCAGTCAGGTAAGGCCGATTCAAACGTTGCAGAGTGGGCATCACAGGTCGATGCATCGGACCTGTTCGTGTCGGCCATCACAATCATGGAACTGGAGATGGGCATTCTGGCCATGAAACGGAAGGATGCCTCTCAGGGGACGATGCTGCGTACATGGATGGATAATCACGTTCTACCAGAGTTTTCCGGCAGAACCATCGCTGTTGATACTCCGGTAGCCCTGCGCTGTGCGCGGCTGCATATTCCGGACCGGCAATCAGAGCGCGACGCGCTGATTGCTGCAACAGCGTTGGTGCACGGGATGACAGTGGTTACACGAAATGTTGCCGATTTTCAGGCCAGCGGCGTTGAAATACTGAATCCATGGGAATTTCATGAGAGCAGCTGA
- a CDS encoding type II toxin-antitoxin system Phd/YefM family antitoxin, which produces MTVTTLTSRELNQDIGRAKKAAKSGPVFITSRGKPVHVLLTFEEYKALTKQRRNIADSLAMPGIADIDFEAPRANIGIRAAEF; this is translated from the coding sequence ATGACCGTAACGACATTAACCAGCCGGGAATTGAATCAGGATATTGGTCGTGCTAAAAAGGCCGCTAAATCGGGGCCTGTTTTCATCACGTCGCGTGGGAAACCGGTGCATGTGCTACTGACGTTTGAAGAATATAAGGCGCTGACAAAACAGCGGCGAAACATTGCTGATTCGCTGGCAATGCCTGGCATTGCAGATATCGATTTTGAGGCACCGCGGGCGAATATCGGTATCCGGGCGGCTGAGTTCTGA
- the yeiP gene encoding elongation factor P-like protein YeiP: protein MPRANEIKKGMAVSHNGKLLLVKDIDVQSPSARGASTLYKMRFTDIRSGLKVEERFKGDDILEAISLSRRQVTFSYIDGDEYVFMDDEDYTPYVFKKEQIEEELLFIPEDGIPGIQVLTMDGQILALELPQTLDMEIVETTPVIKGASASARTKPATMSTGLVIQVPEYLSSGDKIRIHIPERRYMGRAE from the coding sequence ATGCCAAGAGCTAACGAAATAAAAAAAGGAATGGCGGTGAGCCATAATGGTAAGCTACTGTTAGTAAAAGATATTGATGTGCAAAGCCCCAGCGCTCGTGGCGCGTCAACCCTGTATAAGATGCGTTTCACCGATATCCGTTCCGGTCTGAAAGTGGAGGAACGCTTCAAGGGTGACGATATTCTGGAAGCCATTTCACTCAGCCGACGTCAGGTGACTTTTTCTTACATTGATGGTGATGAATATGTCTTCATGGATGACGAAGATTACACACCCTATGTTTTTAAAAAAGAACAAATCGAAGAGGAACTGCTGTTTATTCCCGAAGACGGTATCCCCGGTATTCAGGTGCTGACCATGGATGGGCAAATTCTCGCCCTTGAGCTGCCTCAGACACTGGATATGGAAATTGTTGAAACTACTCCGGTTATTAAAGGGGCTTCAGCCAGTGCCCGGACAAAACCTGCCACGATGAGCACGGGTCTGGTGATTCAGGTGCCTGAGTATCTCAGTAGCGGCGATAAAATCCGTATCCACATCCCTGAACGCCGCTATATGGGACGCGCTGAATAA
- a CDS encoding EAL domain-containing protein codes for MFQPVIATINGKISCIETLLRWTHHEIGTISPDRFISYAEITDTIAPLTRHLFELVSRDSSTLRVALPQDTGLSLNIPPNHLADNCFYDDVSAWFEAIPQNHFNYPFEITERTALYENSTQKVFNWIHNQGICIAVDDFRIGHSALICLDKFSFEYLKVDRGFIEHVRNSILNSPVLEAILSLAGKLGVFTVAEGWKPANNPRG; via the coding sequence GTGTTCCAGCCAGTTATCGCAACCATTAACGGCAAAATTTCGTGCATCGAAACACTGCTACGCTGGACTCATCATGAAATCGGTACTATTTCGCCCGACAGATTCATCAGCTATGCAGAAATAACAGATACGATTGCTCCCCTTACCCGCCATCTGTTTGAACTGGTATCCCGTGACAGCAGTACACTTCGTGTTGCCCTACCACAAGACACGGGACTGAGCCTGAATATTCCTCCGAATCATCTTGCTGATAATTGTTTTTATGATGATGTTTCTGCCTGGTTTGAAGCAATACCGCAGAATCACTTCAACTATCCCTTTGAAATTACCGAGCGAACCGCTCTCTATGAAAACAGTACACAAAAGGTATTTAACTGGATTCATAATCAGGGCATCTGCATTGCCGTGGATGATTTTAGAATAGGACATAGTGCACTGATTTGCCTTGATAAATTCAGTTTTGAATATCTTAAAGTCGATCGCGGATTTATCGAGCATGTCAGAAACAGTATCCTGAACTCACCTGTCCTGGAGGCAATTCTTAGTCTGGCAGGTAAGCTGGGGGTGTTTACGGTGGCAGAGGGGTGGAAACCAGCGAACAATCCTCGTGGTTAA
- a CDS encoding PDDEXK family nuclease: protein MAYTRESTIEKHLVTEVKKAGGIAYKFLSPGRRAVPDRLVLLPGGRAVFVECKAPGEKPRPEQLREHERLRALGFTVIVLDSKNLEGILCEKSNVAVNSG from the coding sequence ATGGCCTACACCCGTGAATCCACTATCGAAAAACACCTGGTAACTGAAGTGAAAAAGGCTGGCGGCATCGCCTACAAGTTTTTATCTCCCGGTCGCCGTGCAGTGCCGGATCGGTTGGTTCTGCTACCTGGTGGCCGGGCAGTCTTCGTTGAGTGCAAAGCCCCCGGCGAGAAACCACGGCCCGAGCAGTTGCGCGAACATGAACGGCTTAGGGCGCTGGGCTTTACCGTAATAGTGCTGGATAGCAAGAATCTGGAGGGAATATTGTGCGAAAAGTCCAACGTCGCAGTAAATTCCGGCTAA
- the mepS gene encoding bifunctional murein DD-endopeptidase/murein LD-carboxypeptidase codes for MVKSQPILRYIWRTIPAVALVTLLSACTSTNTSNNAQTDTHAVKDKNGFLLQASQDEFEQLVQNVDIKSRLMEQYSDWKGVRYRLGGTNKRGIDCSAFVQTTFREQFGLDLPRSTYEQEDTGKSIQRAKLRPGDLVLFRAGSTGRHVGIYLGNDNFVHASTTNGVMISNLNEAYWKNRYRDARRVLNRSQS; via the coding sequence ATGGTCAAGTCTCAACCGATTCTGAGATATATATGGCGGACTATACCCGCAGTTGCCCTGGTAACGCTGCTTTCAGCCTGTACTTCAACAAATACCAGCAACAATGCACAAACTGATACCCATGCAGTTAAAGACAAAAACGGTTTTTTACTGCAAGCGTCTCAGGATGAATTTGAACAGCTGGTTCAGAATGTGGATATCAAATCCCGTCTGATGGAGCAGTACTCTGACTGGAAAGGCGTTCGTTATCGCTTGGGCGGAACCAACAAGCGCGGCATTGATTGCTCTGCATTTGTGCAAACCACTTTCCGTGAACAGTTCGGTCTGGATCTGCCTCGCTCAACCTATGAGCAGGAAGACACCGGGAAAAGTATTCAGCGCGCCAAGTTGCGGCCAGGCGATTTAGTGTTATTCCGTGCAGGTTCTACAGGACGTCACGTTGGGATTTATCTGGGAAATGACAACTTTGTTCATGCCTCAACCACTAACGGCGTAATGATTTCCAATCTGAATGAAGCCTACTGGAAAAACCGTTATCGTGATGCGCGCAGGGTGCTAAACCGCTCCCAAAGCTGA
- a CDS encoding IS1 family transposase (programmed frameshift), with protein MAKVDVVCPQCNETHAVRCNGHSASGAQRYICKHCSKTFQLNFSYSGVKPDTHQTIVNMAMNGYGCRDTARVLGISLNTVLRHFKKFPPKQVAENIDPETEVVICCEAGEQWSYVRCKSNPRWLFYAYDRIRKRALAHVFGPRNAPTLRRLLALLSKFNIAFYMTDAWPVYKVLLSATGHVVSKKYTQRTERHNLNLRTHIKRLTRRTICFSKSEEMHDKIIGWYLTLHHYQ; from the exons ATGGCTAAAGTTGATGTCGTCTGCCCTCAGTGCAATGAAACTCATGCTGTACGATGTAACGGACATTCAGCATCCGGTGCCCAACGTTACATCTGCAAGCATTGTTCAAAGACCTTTCAGCTCAACTTTAGCTACTCCGGTGTCAAACCAGACACACACCAGACCATTGTTAATATGGCCATGAATGGTTACGGATGTCGCGATACCGCACGGGTCCTCGGTATCAGCCTCAATACGGTTCTGCGGCACTTTAAAAAATTTC CGCCAAAGCAGGTAGCTGAGAATATCGACCCCGAAACGGAGGTTGTTATCTGCTGTGAAGCCGGTGAACAATGGTCTTACGTGCGGTGTAAAAGCAATCCCCGGTGGTTGTTCTATGCTTATGACCGTATCCGCAAACGTGCTCTGGCCCACGTCTTCGGCCCGAGAAATGCCCCGACCCTGCGACGATTGCTGGCCCTGTTAAGCAAATTTAACATTGCCTTTTATATGACAGATGCGTGGCCGGTTTATAAAGTTCTGTTAAGTGCAACAGGCCACGTGGTGAGCAAGAAATATACCCAACGGACAGAACGACATAATCTTAATCTTCGCACACATATCAAACGACTGACCCGCAGAACAATTTGCTTTTCGAAGTCAGAGGAAATGCACGATAAGATCATCGGTTGGTATCTTACTCTTCATCATTATCAATAA
- a CDS encoding DEAD/DEAH box helicase, which translates to MGMGKTVATLTTLEDLFMCGAETQPVLVLAPLRVARSTWPDEVDKWNHLRNIEMQPIVGTVKERLAALQNTNVSVYTTNYDNLVWLVETLGDRWPFGTVVADESTRLKSFRLRQGGKRAAALAKVAHKHVHRWMNLTGTPAPNGLIDLWGQAWFVDQGQRLGRTFGAFTSRWFNNIQFPGQQWSKLEPRPFALEQMQAALRDVTISLDAADWFDIEEPIHNVIRVQMPAKARQQYQEMEKQMFLELDGTDIEAQNAAAKTVRCLQIASGAVYTDDKGTWSEIHDAKLQALESVIAESGGMPGLVAYHFKSDLARLLKAFPKGKQLDSDPQTLRDWNAGKIPVLFAHPASAGHGLNLQDGGNILAFFSHWWDLEQYQQIIERIGPMRQIQAGHNRPVWIHHIIAADTVDELVMQRRDSKREVQDILLEAMKKRGLK; encoded by the coding sequence ATGGGTATGGGTAAAACGGTTGCCACACTGACCACTCTGGAAGATCTCTTTATGTGCGGTGCCGAAACGCAACCGGTGTTGGTTCTCGCCCCCCTGCGTGTAGCACGATCAACGTGGCCGGATGAAGTCGATAAATGGAATCACCTACGCAACATTGAGATGCAGCCAATTGTCGGCACAGTCAAAGAACGGCTGGCGGCGCTGCAAAACACCAATGTCAGCGTGTATACGACCAACTACGATAATCTGGTCTGGCTGGTTGAAACGCTGGGTGATCGCTGGCCTTTCGGTACTGTAGTGGCAGATGAGAGCACCCGGCTAAAATCGTTCCGGTTACGGCAAGGCGGCAAACGTGCAGCGGCGCTGGCGAAAGTGGCACATAAGCACGTACACCGCTGGATGAACCTCACCGGCACCCCCGCACCAAATGGCCTGATCGACCTGTGGGGCCAGGCATGGTTTGTTGATCAGGGCCAGCGCTTAGGGCGCACCTTTGGCGCATTCACTTCTCGCTGGTTTAACAACATTCAGTTTCCCGGTCAGCAGTGGTCAAAGCTGGAACCGCGCCCCTTTGCGCTGGAACAAATGCAGGCGGCGCTACGTGATGTGACTATCTCGCTGGACGCCGCCGACTGGTTTGATATTGAGGAACCGATCCACAACGTGATCCGGGTGCAGATGCCAGCAAAGGCACGGCAACAATATCAGGAAATGGAAAAGCAGATGTTTCTGGAACTGGACGGCACCGACATCGAAGCGCAGAACGCCGCCGCTAAAACGGTAAGGTGCCTGCAAATCGCCAGCGGCGCTGTCTATACCGACGACAAGGGTACATGGTCAGAGATCCACGACGCAAAATTACAGGCGCTGGAAAGTGTGATCGCCGAATCTGGCGGTATGCCGGGGCTGGTTGCCTACCACTTTAAAAGCGACTTAGCCCGTTTACTGAAAGCATTTCCGAAGGGTAAACAGCTTGATTCCGATCCGCAGACGCTGCGCGACTGGAACGCCGGAAAAATACCTGTCCTTTTTGCTCACCCAGCCAGCGCGGGCCACGGCCTGAACTTACAGGACGGTGGCAACATCCTGGCGTTTTTCTCCCACTGGTGGGATCTGGAACAGTATCAGCAAATTATTGAACGTATAGGGCCAATGCGCCAGATACAGGCAGGGCATAACCGTCCGGTCTGGATACATCACATTATCGCCGCCGATACCGTAGACGAACTGGTAATGCAGCGGCGCGATTCAAAACGTGAAGTGCAGGACATCCTGCTCGAAGCCATGAAGAAGCGAGGTTTGAAATGA
- a CDS encoding IS91 family transposase, whose translation MYIPRPAKLLFTTDDAWNRYMDKHGDTLSPWTVLCVERMLACGTAAMGVKRYCCASPDCTHTRFFCQTCKSKGCSSCGHKATEQWITEQQQILPDCDWQHITFTMPHLLWPFFNNNWPLLNALFRAATRAMLRWARKQGVEVGIFCALHTYGRQLNQHPHIHLSVTRGGLDIKHGVWRDLFFKKHAVEEIWRGAVIRLLRHSYDLINPGRLPGLGHIHDKKQWLRYLQAQYGRRWKVHFAKKTRGAWRSVKYLGRYLKRPPVSAAKLRHYSGGAVVHHYYDHRTQQYRQQTLTQEDMIGRYISHIPAKHFKMVRYYGFLSNRKRGSLLPKVYEALEMEARKKPEKPGFAALMKEFLRTDPYKCILCGNRLRFSSAQAGRHASELVAERLHNIDRKRWLLAQTAG comes from the coding sequence ATGTATATCCCGCGCCCGGCAAAACTGCTGTTCACCACTGATGACGCCTGGAACCGGTATATGGATAAACACGGGGACACCCTCAGCCCCTGGACCGTACTCTGCGTCGAGCGCATGCTCGCCTGCGGCACTGCTGCCATGGGGGTGAAGCGATACTGCTGCGCCTCCCCGGACTGCACCCACACCCGCTTCTTCTGCCAGACCTGTAAATCAAAAGGCTGCAGCTCCTGCGGACATAAGGCCACGGAGCAGTGGATTACAGAGCAACAGCAAATTCTGCCCGACTGCGACTGGCAGCATATCACCTTCACCATGCCCCATCTGCTGTGGCCCTTTTTCAACAATAACTGGCCTCTGCTCAATGCCCTGTTCCGCGCAGCCACCCGCGCCATGCTCCGCTGGGCCAGAAAACAGGGTGTGGAAGTCGGTATCTTCTGCGCCCTGCACACCTACGGTCGCCAGCTCAACCAGCATCCCCACATTCATCTCTCCGTCACCCGCGGCGGGCTTGATATTAAACACGGCGTATGGCGCGACCTCTTCTTTAAAAAGCATGCCGTGGAGGAAATCTGGCGCGGAGCCGTCATCCGGCTGCTGCGCCACAGCTATGACCTGATTAACCCCGGCAGGCTGCCGGGGCTGGGGCATATCCACGACAAAAAACAGTGGCTGCGCTATCTGCAGGCGCAGTACGGGCGCCGCTGGAAGGTCCACTTCGCGAAGAAGACCCGGGGGGCCTGGCGGAGCGTCAAATATCTGGGCCGGTACCTGAAACGGCCCCCCGTGTCGGCGGCGAAGCTGAGGCACTACAGCGGCGGCGCGGTGGTGCACCACTATTACGACCACCGTACGCAGCAGTACCGGCAGCAGACGCTGACGCAGGAAGATATGATCGGACGTTATATCAGCCATATCCCGGCGAAGCATTTTAAGATGGTGCGTTATTACGGTTTTTTATCAAACCGTAAACGGGGTAGCCTGCTGCCGAAGGTGTATGAAGCCCTGGAGATGGAAGCGCGGAAAAAACCGGAGAAGCCCGGCTTCGCCGCGCTGATGAAAGAATTTCTGCGCACGGATCCGTACAAATGCATTCTGTGCGGCAACCGACTGCGCTTCAGCAGTGCGCAGGCCGGGAGGCACGCGTCGGAGTTGGTGGCAGAAAGACTGCATAACATCGACCGGAAACGATGGCTTCTGGCACAGACTGCGGGATAA
- a CDS encoding ANR family transcriptional regulator, which translates to MSFRNYDSPLYYRAAREAAQIEREGDYRRAAKVWTKASRLSRNGINQQWSENRSDFCLMQVGREKLKEAVADGLHP; encoded by the coding sequence ATGTCTTTTAGAAATTATGACAGCCCCTTGTATTACCGGGCTGCGCGTGAGGCTGCGCAAATCGAGCGCGAGGGCGATTACCGCCGCGCTGCAAAGGTATGGACAAAAGCCAGTCGCTTATCACGTAACGGAATTAATCAGCAGTGGAGCGAAAATCGCTCCGACTTCTGCCTGATGCAGGTCGGGCGGGAAAAACTAAAAGAGGCGGTTGCCGATGGCCTACACCCGTGA
- a CDS encoding pyocin activator PrtN family protein: MNTMFLLMAEFETSTIPLADISERYLGMKPATADKKAGCGDLPLPTFRIGDSQKSPRMVHVSDLAEFIDKKRKEAKEELRRMQ, translated from the coding sequence ATGAATACTATGTTTTTGCTGATGGCGGAGTTTGAAACCTCAACAATCCCGTTGGCCGACATATCTGAACGTTATCTTGGAATGAAACCCGCAACAGCGGATAAAAAGGCTGGATGTGGCGATCTGCCACTACCCACTTTCCGCATAGGTGATAGCCAAAAATCCCCTCGCATGGTTCACGTCAGCGATCTGGCAGAGTTCATTGATAAAAAGAGGAAAGAGGCAAAAGAAGAACTTAGAAGAATGCAGTAA
- a CDS encoding P27 family phage terminase small subunit yields the protein MSTGLRTPGGGRKPNNTGAMVSSVTRAVAPPKELLGDMDIDAWKRTIRVMIDAGTFEMQDCYLLMEYCNTIQLLYDANQEIKNDGIGDETAAGGQKMGAAVKALEKYLSQLIRLSVVLRLDCNSRNRVASPGKNGAEKGNEFDEF from the coding sequence ATGAGTACCGGTTTAAGAACTCCCGGAGGGGGCCGAAAGCCCAACAATACCGGGGCAATGGTCAGCTCTGTAACGCGTGCTGTTGCCCCACCAAAGGAACTGCTCGGTGATATGGACATTGATGCCTGGAAACGGACTATCCGCGTCATGATTGATGCTGGCACGTTTGAAATGCAGGACTGCTATCTGCTGATGGAATACTGCAACACCATTCAGCTGCTGTATGACGCCAATCAGGAAATAAAAAATGACGGGATTGGTGACGAAACAGCAGCAGGTGGCCAGAAGATGGGGGCGGCGGTAAAGGCGCTGGAAAAATATCTCTCTCAGCTGATACGCCTCAGCGTCGTATTGCGACTGGACTGCAACAGCAGGAACAGGGTGGCCAGCCCCGGTAAAAATGGTGCTGAGAAAGGCAACGAATTCGATGAATTTTGA
- a CDS encoding DNA polymerase family A protein, giving the protein MLFAWAIDTAPVHVWDVTSGKPMPANLKMALTNPDVLIYAHNSHFDRTVLNHAMPGVAAGGVERWRDTMVRALAHGLPGSLGDLCDILSVSQDKAKDKAGKQLIQLFCKPRPKNSAIRRATAKTHPVEWQRFVEYAGLDIDAMREIDKKLPTWNYSGQELALWHRDQRINDRGVFMDVQLAEAAVTAVEMEQKVLAKRTRELTDNEVQAATQRDAMLKHIAEAFGIELPDMQASTLQRRVNDPDLPFELRELLAIRLQASSTSTSKYKTLMKGVSRDGRLRGTLQFCGASRTGRWAGRLFQPQNLPRPTLKQDEIDFGIEALKAGCADLLYDDVMQLTSSALRGCIMAPAGKKLVVSDLSNIEGRVLAWLAGEKWKLQAFRDYDTIIGTDEKGEAIRAGHDLYKLAYAKSFGVHPDEVDKDQRQVGKVQELALGYEGGVGAFLTFSLAYNIDLEEMASAAIDNIPRNILDEAVRAYEWAVKQKRTYGLPKRAYVVCDSFKRLWREAHAATFSFWKEIDQATRRAIATPGITISCRKLKLRRDGSWLRIQLPSGRAVCYPGARIDDSGKISYMGINTYSRKWQRLQTYGGKLAENVTQATARDVMAANMPGVEDNGYDIILTVHDEVLTEAPDTTDYSHEHLSTLLATNPAWALDLPLSAGGFEARHYRKE; this is encoded by the coding sequence ATGCTGTTTGCCTGGGCTATCGATACCGCGCCGGTACATGTATGGGACGTGACCAGCGGAAAGCCCATGCCAGCAAATTTAAAGATGGCGTTAACCAATCCTGATGTATTGATCTACGCCCACAACAGCCATTTCGACCGCACGGTGTTAAATCACGCCATGCCGGGTGTCGCAGCCGGTGGTGTTGAGCGCTGGCGGGATACAATGGTCAGAGCGCTGGCGCACGGCCTACCGGGTTCGCTGGGCGATTTATGCGACATTCTTAGCGTTTCGCAGGATAAAGCCAAGGATAAGGCCGGTAAGCAACTGATCCAGCTATTCTGTAAGCCTCGCCCAAAAAACAGCGCCATCCGCCGCGCTACCGCCAAAACGCACCCTGTCGAGTGGCAGCGATTCGTTGAATACGCCGGGCTGGATATCGATGCCATGCGCGAGATCGACAAAAAGTTACCCACCTGGAATTACTCAGGTCAGGAACTGGCGCTCTGGCACCGTGATCAGCGCATTAATGATCGCGGCGTATTCATGGACGTGCAGCTTGCAGAGGCAGCGGTTACGGCTGTTGAGATGGAACAGAAGGTTCTGGCCAAACGAACACGGGAACTCACGGACAACGAGGTGCAGGCAGCAACACAGCGTGACGCCATGCTGAAACACATAGCAGAAGCTTTCGGTATCGAACTTCCCGATATGCAGGCCAGTACCTTGCAGCGCCGGGTTAACGATCCCGACCTGCCGTTTGAACTTCGCGAGCTACTCGCTATCCGCCTACAGGCCAGTTCCACCAGCACCAGCAAATACAAAACCCTGATGAAAGGCGTCAGCCGCGACGGACGCCTGCGCGGAACTCTGCAATTTTGTGGCGCATCGCGTACCGGGCGCTGGGCCGGGCGGCTGTTTCAACCCCAAAATTTACCTAGGCCAACGTTAAAACAAGACGAGATTGATTTTGGTATTGAAGCACTGAAAGCCGGGTGCGCCGACCTGCTTTACGATGATGTGATGCAGTTGACCAGTTCAGCGTTGCGCGGCTGCATCATGGCCCCTGCGGGTAAAAAACTGGTGGTATCTGACCTTAGCAACATCGAGGGGCGCGTACTGGCGTGGCTGGCCGGGGAGAAGTGGAAGCTACAGGCGTTTCGTGATTATGACACCATCATCGGTACCGATGAAAAAGGTGAAGCGATCCGCGCTGGCCATGACCTGTACAAACTGGCCTATGCAAAATCTTTCGGCGTCCACCCGGATGAAGTGGACAAAGATCAGCGTCAGGTCGGCAAAGTGCAGGAACTGGCGCTGGGCTATGAAGGGGGCGTCGGCGCATTTCTGACGTTCTCTCTGGCGTACAACATCGACCTCGAAGAAATGGCCTCTGCCGCTATCGACAACATCCCGCGTAACATACTGGATGAAGCCGTTCGTGCATATGAATGGGCGGTAAAACAGAAGCGAACCTACGGACTGCCAAAACGCGCTTATGTTGTTTGCGACTCTTTTAAACGCCTCTGGCGTGAAGCCCACGCGGCAACATTCAGCTTCTGGAAGGAGATCGACCAGGCCACCCGCCGTGCCATTGCTACCCCCGGCATAACCATTTCCTGCCGCAAACTAAAACTTCGCCGTGATGGAAGCTGGCTTCGTATCCAACTTCCGTCTGGCCGGGCGGTCTGTTACCCCGGCGCACGTATCGACGACAGCGGCAAGATCAGCTATATGGGCATCAACACCTACAGCCGGAAATGGCAACGCCTGCAAACCTACGGCGGCAAACTGGCGGAGAACGTAACCCAGGCGACCGCCCGTGATGTGATGGCAGCGAACATGCCCGGTGTGGAGGATAACGGCTACGACATCATACTGACTGTGCATGACGAAGTGCTGACGGAAGCCCCCGACACCACCGATTACTCCCACGAACACCTGAGCACCCTGCTCGCAACTAACCCCGCATGGGCTTTAGATCTGCCGCTATCCGCTGGCGGATTCGAAGCCCGCCATTACAGAAAGGAATAA
- a CDS encoding fimbrial protein, producing the protein MKVIKLAITAVIFTSLSNYALAAGSNIGVVQFVGTIVEPMCDVTLEQNQLSSSCYREGHYQMTRSAVEDEQAIPANIGQTQIRWLDSTHKQGVLTVSYN; encoded by the coding sequence ATGAAGGTTATAAAACTTGCGATAACTGCGGTTATCTTCACATCATTGTCAAACTATGCTCTGGCGGCAGGAAGCAATATCGGCGTGGTACAATTTGTCGGAACCATTGTTGAGCCAATGTGCGACGTTACACTTGAGCAAAACCAGCTGAGTTCATCCTGCTATCGCGAAGGCCATTATCAGATGACGCGTTCTGCCGTTGAAGATGAGCAGGCAATCCCTGCCAATATTGGACAAACGCAGATACGCTGGTTAGACAGCACCCACAAGCAAGGCGTGCTGACTGTTAGCTATAACTGA
- the tnpA gene encoding IS200/IS605 family transposase: protein MVWTPRYRFRILRNNVGKEVCKPIRISGEQPGIEVVELNVQTDHVPLRVKVPPWLSISHVTGDLKGKTALRLFSKFPCLRKNKQWGNDFWARGYCVDTVGINEEMIIKYVKYQEKHEVE, encoded by the coding sequence ATCGTATGGACACCCAGGTACCGGTTTCGCATCCTCAGGAACAATGTTGGTAAAGAGGTCTGTAAGCCGATAAGGATCTCAGGTGAGCAGCCCGGGATAGAAGTAGTGGAGCTGAATGTCCAGACAGACCATGTCCCTTTGCGGGTAAAAGTGCCTCCATGGCTTTCGATTTCCCATGTAACAGGCGACTTAAAGGGTAAAACAGCCCTTCGATTGTTCAGTAAATTTCCCTGCCTGCGTAAGAACAAGCAGTGGGGGAATGATTTTTGGGCAAGAGGTTATTGTGTCGATACCGTAGGTATAAACGAAGAAATGATAATAAAGTACGTGAAGTATCAGGAAAAACATGAAGTTGAATAG